In Kangiella profundi, one DNA window encodes the following:
- a CDS encoding ABC transporter permease subunit: MTLSNTKLAWQVFSHNKSAMTGSLILLVILLMSLVGPWFAPHDPAQQFSDKILTPPLWYDNGDFVTPFGTDDLGRDMLSRLLHGARLSLKLTLMVVFAAAFIGILLGAAAAFLNAGLRSLLMRFMDLLLSLPSLLLAIAIVAIIGPGLPNAVYAVVIVLIPQFVKVTQSAISEELGKDYVMAARLDGAGHIRLLLHHVWPNIIPALIVQLTFSFSTALLDIAALGFLGLGAQPPMAEWGTMLSEARAFIQFAPWTMTLPGLAIFLTVLSINLVGDGLRDAFDPRLNR, translated from the coding sequence ATGACACTGTCTAACACCAAGTTAGCTTGGCAGGTGTTCAGCCATAATAAAAGTGCCATGACGGGCAGTCTGATTCTGTTAGTAATTTTGCTAATGAGTCTGGTTGGTCCATGGTTTGCACCTCATGACCCGGCGCAACAATTCAGCGATAAAATATTGACCCCCCCACTCTGGTACGACAACGGTGACTTTGTGACACCCTTTGGAACCGATGACTTGGGAAGGGATATGTTGTCCCGTCTTCTGCATGGCGCACGATTATCATTGAAATTAACTTTGATGGTTGTTTTTGCAGCGGCATTTATTGGCATTCTTCTTGGTGCAGCAGCCGCTTTTCTGAATGCAGGCCTTCGCTCATTGCTCATGCGATTCATGGACTTATTGCTCTCTCTGCCATCATTATTACTAGCCATAGCGATCGTTGCCATTATTGGGCCGGGACTGCCGAATGCGGTCTATGCGGTGGTGATTGTCCTTATCCCTCAATTCGTCAAAGTGACGCAAAGCGCCATTTCTGAAGAATTAGGCAAAGATTATGTCATGGCTGCAAGGCTTGATGGAGCTGGCCATATAAGATTACTGCTGCATCATGTCTGGCCCAACATCATTCCAGCACTGATTGTCCAGCTGACCTTCAGTTTTTCTACCGCACTATTGGATATCGCAGCGCTAGGGTTCCTGGGGCTTGGTGCTCAGCCGCCAATGGCAGAATGGGGAACCATGCTTTCTGAAGCGCGCGCTTTTATCCAATTTGCGCCATGGACTATGACTTTGCCGGGATTGGCTATATTCTTAACTGTGCTGTCTATTAATCTGGTCGGTGATGGGCTGCGAGATGCCTTTGACCCGCGCTTGAACAGGTAA
- a CDS encoding ABC transporter ATP-binding protein, with the protein MSLLQIENLNVDFMTDDGLVRAVDKVKLNIESGQVIGVIGESGSGKSVMALAIAGLLSPAARMQADLFNLDGHDLTRMSPAERQNHITSNISIIFQEPTSSLNPALTIGYQLDETIRFHEGGTPKQRKERALELLSQVGIMDAKRRYKEYPHQLSGGLNQRVMIAIALACQPKLLIADEPTTALDVTVQSQILDLLLKVKEEHDMALMLITHDFSILAETTSKVHVMYCGQIVESGRTYNLLSQPYHPYTKALLDSVPHFGMRYKKGRRLFNLPGTTPPISHLPVGCYLGPRCPYAAKKCVQSPELFNIKGRRVRCHFPLIEEEDS; encoded by the coding sequence ATGAGTTTGCTGCAAATTGAAAACCTGAATGTGGACTTTATGACAGACGATGGTCTGGTTAGAGCTGTCGACAAGGTTAAACTCAACATAGAAAGCGGCCAGGTGATTGGAGTCATTGGCGAATCCGGGTCAGGTAAGAGCGTAATGGCGCTGGCAATTGCAGGACTACTCTCTCCTGCGGCAAGAATGCAGGCGGATCTGTTTAATCTGGATGGTCATGACCTCACTCGAATGAGTCCTGCAGAAAGACAGAATCACATCACCAGCAATATCTCAATCATATTTCAAGAGCCAACATCGAGCTTAAATCCAGCTCTAACCATAGGCTATCAGCTGGATGAAACCATAAGATTTCATGAGGGTGGTACCCCAAAACAGCGCAAAGAGCGTGCACTGGAGCTTTTGTCACAGGTAGGCATCATGGACGCCAAAAGACGCTATAAAGAATATCCACACCAACTTTCTGGTGGGCTGAATCAAAGGGTTATGATTGCTATAGCACTGGCTTGCCAACCCAAGCTGTTGATTGCAGACGAACCTACAACAGCACTTGATGTTACAGTCCAGTCCCAAATTCTTGATCTGCTCTTAAAAGTGAAAGAAGAGCATGACATGGCTCTGATGCTTATCACTCATGACTTTTCGATTCTGGCCGAAACAACTTCCAAAGTACATGTCATGTATTGCGGACAAATTGTTGAATCAGGCAGAACCTATAATTTATTAAGCCAGCCATATCATCCCTATACAAAAGCTTTGCTGGATAGCGTTCCGCACTTTGGTATGCGCTATAAAAAGGGGCGCCGCTTATTTAATCTGCCCGGCACAACACCACCGATCAGTCACTTACCTGTCGGCTGTTATCTTGGACCTCGTTGTCCCTATGCAGCCAAAAAGTGTGTTCAGTCACCGGAACTTTTCAATATTAAAGGCCGTAGAGTTCGCTGCCACTTCCCTCTGATTGAAGAGGAGGATTCCTGA
- a CDS encoding ATP-binding cassette domain-containing protein, whose amino-acid sequence MPSLLSAKLIRKSYKVSNNPFKQRYLEVVKGISFSLNAGQTLAVVGESGSGKSTLARILVGAEQPDSGELLFEGSNIIKSSSFSWYRNIRMIFQNPSASLNPRATIRQSLEEPLINAKAGNSQSRKDRIAEVLDLVGLRPEYADRYPHTFSGGQRQRIAIARALMLNPKVIVADEPVSALDVSVQAQIINLLLDLQDRLDLAYVFISHDLGLVQHFSDKVLVMHNGEQKEYGRVGEVFSQPQSRYTLELLNASASYRKAIEK is encoded by the coding sequence ATGCCAAGTCTCTTATCAGCCAAGCTGATCCGTAAGTCATACAAGGTTTCCAACAACCCTTTCAAGCAACGCTATCTTGAAGTGGTTAAAGGCATAAGCTTTAGCTTAAATGCAGGACAAACCTTGGCGGTTGTTGGTGAGTCTGGCTCAGGTAAGTCTACACTTGCCAGAATTCTGGTTGGTGCAGAACAGCCTGACAGTGGAGAGCTTTTATTTGAAGGCAGCAATATTATCAAAAGCAGCTCATTTAGCTGGTATCGTAATATCCGCATGATATTTCAGAATCCCTCGGCCTCACTAAACCCTAGAGCAACCATTAGACAGAGCCTGGAAGAACCCCTGATCAATGCCAAAGCAGGCAATAGTCAAAGTCGCAAAGATAGAATCGCTGAGGTGCTTGATCTAGTAGGATTAAGGCCGGAATATGCTGATCGCTATCCACATACATTCTCTGGAGGCCAGCGTCAGCGTATTGCGATTGCAAGAGCACTTATGCTTAATCCCAAGGTCATTGTCGCAGATGAGCCAGTTTCCGCACTGGATGTTTCAGTTCAGGCACAAATTATTAATCTATTACTCGATTTACAGGACAGGCTAGACTTAGCCTATGTCTTCATTTCACATGATCTGGGATTAGTACAGCACTTCAGTGACAAGGTACTAGTCATGCATAACGGCGAACAGAAAGAATATGGCCGTGTTGGCGAGGTCTTTAGCCAACCCCAGTCAAGATATACTCTGGAACTGTTAAACGCTTCAGCAAGCTACCGTAAAGCAATCGAGAAATAA